One genomic window of Branchiostoma lanceolatum isolate klBraLanc5 chromosome 5, klBraLanc5.hap2, whole genome shotgun sequence includes the following:
- the LOC136435756 gene encoding uncharacterized protein has protein sequence MQLSPRRWAGVGVVMLVLLPLLQVCGQTATGCPTTCTCQAEGLVNCVGRQLEAVPTNIPPNTRTLDLRNTGISRLPGLAFNQVPDLELLRLEDNKLESDTVAMFGFVGLQKLQGLFLSGNKLTHSFLLRQSYYIPRSLRNLDLSRNPLIDVRERTFYFLQNLERLYLSHCELNFLRSEAFVGLFSLHDLHLEDNLFTQVPSAAFKNVPNLLRLFMNGNPVHTLSATDFAELSNLQLLDMRMANISRIDEATFNKTPRLQTLLLSGNRNLYYVDKSIFANLTELTHLELADCAFQSAGTYILSSLKSLTTLTINGNPFACGPSMCEFRTWLDTTDVNVLQRYDIRCASPGYLQSVPVLNASIAYLCKGERLSEYYTSLAQAAIEKCPYSCFCNTTMVECPDANLRRMPTSFPPQINKLVMRGNALTTIDRQEFERVRYVTWLDLSANNLTSDSFDKGRLAMLPFVKKLNLSSNMLSSYILAEQMPPSTKLEELDMSNNPLGNIRAGNFRLLGLLRKLHLNSVGMEELTSFSFMGLFSVQELHFANNRLKALPIKGFRFVGMVKKLVLRGNPITQLTDGSFLGMPQLTYLDMRSARLLNIQHNTFKYTPYLTELLLGGNKNLSYISSVTFSTMPNVQVLDLSDCSFRSLSNDTLPQLPRLRAASLHNNPWHCDGGLCWLKKMALHRVVYIAHVRQLTCVTPRFVAGDTVRDVENQFICPRESQVPVVITNLIEDSIFIPQISEVSDDNICPMECQCYKIEKRVDCSHANLRSVPSPLPPDTVYLNLANNLIRNISDTDFANLKNLQRLDLQNNLITNQGISKGALKGLDNVRILHLSDNKLSEIPLQLSRLAYSLRMLDLSGNTIQSLEPGTFKSFRTLRDLVLSDVGLNTIKRDAFDGLKKLLRLSLAYNNLTTIPEELGRLPNLAELYVRGNSIRTLKRTSLEGLTSLEFLDLSDLGLKVLEPGAFDNLAVLDTLVLSDNSWIYNLKTGVFRGLESLRTLRMTDCGLRTINPRMLSDMPALTSVVLHGNPLECSADFCVLTKWLNARGIKIENHGEVRCTQWSQTSTAVYAINDPGFQSFCEIACGICTGISTPMPTTPVESTYATATLLPSTETSDKASEVTTIPRVVWFPVTRAPQVSAGTVTPPGVIKDYITTVHIETTPVPKPPLRTNGATAKNREKTADAKKLPPHPNIDKIGIGVEKHDLPSIKEKNSSNRPQKSGSCKNCVPSTTMSGRIPFIATGRGVDKGRESENKPLTEKVFLASLSGNIEPSPPRPIEPTESVNNSKNKPFFSNEGFSVVGDETVLQRSDSSQDTVVHTTAPTRPGLTPRTARRPAGITVPGRRDQQTVRVKYGDVTNHHTTNRQPNFTQAIEQSMPGSKEKSPDRTMSSQEESSGLIPANRSSAKTSNEVNSSNASIEGVKEVDKVVKPDARTSKKQILFSDVESDLQNIRENSKLGSQQHEVPSTDRFKQHIATHDTTPTVTGAIPSISTARKEGKSFLHLPTSAHVVTVPFSPMLPSKCPTGCGCYEELIRCSDIGLTKVPRLSHPRLEVYLLSNNPISRIPQNIFLWVSSLTSLYLDNCRLVDDSIMEESFSGLSRLKYLHLTQNRLRRVPTGLPTALQYLYLDGNEISAAGEKAFVGLPNLRSLYLQGNNLTSESLHPAAFTSLVNLTSLYLQGNNMDTLLGIFPPSLEVLRLGNNKITTISPETFLYLPHLQKLFLSENNLEALPHGLFGGLSSLQYLHLANNKLVTVPADLPKGLIHLNLAGNAISAIPGSIFFRLQMLVALNLSSNNLYDDRIVDLDFRYLKHLHQLQLSGNHLTSIPRNLPKSLRYLDLQANLLSEKTANVENLKGSVGLKYLSLAENYFREIPIPLPPSLESLHLNNNLIIKITPKVFSQTPRLKTLNLSRNMLGDGGVVRDSFFGTTNLAHLDLSDNHLNTSLQYLPSRVKYLIV, from the coding sequence ATGCAGTTGTCTCCCCGCCGCTGGGCCGGTGTTGGAGTCGTGATGCTGGTGCTCCTGCCGCTGCTGCAGGTGTGCGGACAGACAGCAACAGGGTGTCCAACAACGTGCACCTGTCAGGCGGAGGGACTCGTCAACTGCGTCGGACGACAACTAGAGGCTGTACCGACCAACATCCCTCCGAACACTCGGACCTTGGACTTAAGAAACACCGGGATCAGCAGGCTACCGGGACTGGCTTTCAACCAAGTACCCGACCTGGAGCTGTTGAGGCTGGAAGACAACAAGCTGGAATCTGACACTGTCGCCATGTTCGGGTTTGTTGGTCTTCAGAAGCTACAAGGACTTTTTCTGTCAGGGAATAAGCTGACTCATAGTTTCTTACTGAGGCAGTCCTACTACATTCCCCGAAGCCTAAGAAACCTCGATCTGTCTCGTAACCCGCTGATAGATGTGCGAGAGAGAACCTTTTACTTTTTGCAGAATCTTGAACGGTTATACCTAAGTCACTGCGAGCTCAACTTCCTCCGTAGTGAAGCGTTCGTTGGGCTCTTCAGCCTCCATGATCTTCATCTTGAGGATAACCTGTTCACGCAGGTACCGAGCGCGGCGTTTAAGAACGTCCCTAACCTGCTCCGACTGTTTATGAACGGTAACCCTGTACACACGCTTTCCGCCACCGACTTCGCAGAACTGTCAAACCTTCAGCTACTTGACATGAGGATGGCAAACATATCCAGGATAGATGAGGCTACATTCAACAAGACTCCTCGGCTTCAAACTCTGCTCTTGTCTGGAAACAGAAATCTCTACTATGTGGACAAATCCATATTTGCCAATTTGACCGAGCTGACTCATCTGGAGCTCGCCGACTGCGCTTTCCAGTCGGCCGGTACTTACATCTTATCATCTCTGAAGTCTCTCACTACGTTGACCATTAACGGAAACCCGTTCGCGTGCGGACCGAGCATGTGTGAATTCAGAACCTGGTTGGACACCACCGATGTCAACGTCCTGCAGAGGTACGACATCAGGTGCGCCAGCCCCGGATATCTGCAGAGCGTGCCCGTGCTGAACGCCAGCATAGCCTACCTCTGTAAAGGGGAACGTCTAAGTGAATATTACACCAGTTTGGCCCAAGCTGCGATAGAGAAATGTCCGTACAGTTGTTTCTGTAACACGACGATGGTTGAGTGTCCCGATGCTAACCTGAGGAGGATGCCCACGTCGTTTCCGCCTCAGATCAACAAGCTGGTGATGAGAGGCAACGCCCTTACGACGATAGACAGACAGGAATTTGAACGGGTTAGGTACGTGACGTGGTTAGACTTAAGTGCCAACAACTTAACATCAGACAGTTTTGATAAGGGCCGTCTGGCGATGTTGCCGTtcgtaaaaaaattaaatttatcGAGCAACATGCTGTCCAGTTACATACTGGCCGAACAGATGCCTCCGAGCACCAAACTTGAGGAGTTAGATATGTCAAATAATCCCCTGGGAAACATACGTGCAGGGAATTTTCGGCTCTTAGGACTATTACGGAAGCTGCATTTAAACAGTGTAGGAATGGAGGAACTGACAAGCTTCTCATTCATGGGGCTCTTCAGTGTACAAGAACTTCACTTTGCTAACAATAGACTCAAGGCATTGCCGATAAAGGGGTTTCGATTTGTCGGAATGGTGAAGAAGTTAGTCCTCCGAGGGAACCCGATCACACAGCTGACCGACGGATCGTTTCTCGGTATGCCTCAACTGACCTACCTGGACATGAGAAGTGCGCGACTCCTTAACATTCAACACAACACCTTCAAGTACACCCCATACCTTACCGAGCTGCTCCTAGGCGGTAACAAGAATTTGTCTTACATCAGCTCGGTGACCTTTTCCACAATGCCCAATGTCCAAGTCCTGGATCTGAGCGACTGTAGTTTCAGAAGTCTGTCCAACGACACACTGCCACAGCTGCCTAGACTACGGGCAGCGAGCCTTCACAACAACCCCTGGCACTGTGATGGAGGTCTGTGCTGGCTGAAGAAAATGGCGCTGCACCGCGTTGTCTACATCGCTCATGTCCGTCAGCTGACGTGCGTGACACCGCGCTTTGTCGCCGGGGACACCGTACGGGATGTTGAGAACCAGTTCATCTGCCCGAGGGAGTCCCAAGTGCCTGTGGTCATCACCAATCTCATCGAGGATTCCATCTTTATTCCTCAAATATCTGAGGTCAGTGACGATAACATCTGCCCCATGGAGTGTCAGTGTTACAAAATTGAGAAGCGTGTGGATTGTAGCCACGCTAACCTCAGATCTGTGCCCTCACCATTGCCTCCGGACACTGTATATCTCAACCTAGCCAACAATCTCATCAGGAATATTTCCGACACAGACTTTGCAAACTTGAAAAACCTTCAGAGACTTGACCTTCAGAATAATCTGATAACCAATCAAGGTATTTCTAAAGGAGCATTGAAGGGTTTGGACAACGTACGGATCCTTCACTTGTCAGATAATAAGCTGTCAGAAATCCCGCTCCAGTTAAGTCGGCTAGCTTATAGTTTACGAATGTTGGACCTGTCGGGAAACACCATACAATCGCTTGAACCAGGAACATTCAAAAGTTTCCGGACGCTTCGTGACCTGGTTTTATCAGACGTCGGTCTGAACACCATTAAACGTGACGCGTTTGATGGGCTAAAGAAACTGCTCAGACTTTCCCTCGCCTATAACAACTTAACGACTATTCCAGAGGAACTGGGAAGACTTCCAAACCTCGCTGAACTTTATGTTCGTGGCAACTCCATCCGGACTTTGAAGCGAACCTCTCTTGAAGGACTTACCAGCCTTGAATTCCTCGACTTGAGTGATCTCGGGCTTAAAGTGTTGGAGCCGGGGGCCTTCGACAACTTGGCCGTCTTGGATACACTAGTTCTGTCAGACAATAGTTGGATATACAATCTTAAGACTGGCGTCTTCCGAGGCTTAGAAAGTCTGCGAACGTTACGAATGACTGACTGTGGTCTAAGAACGATCAACCCCAGAATGCTGTCGGACATGCCAGCTCTGACGTCTGTTGTTCTTCATGGCAACCCGCTAGAGTGTAGTGCTGATTTCTGCGTACTGACAAAGTGGCTTAACGCGAGAGGgatcaaaattgaaaatcatGGGGAAGTGCGATGTACACAGTGGTCTCAGACAAGTACAGCTGTTTATGCCATTAATGACCCCGGCTTTCAGTCATTTTGCGAAATTGCCTGTGGCATATGTACGGGGATTTCCACACCCATGCCTACAACACCAGTTGAGAGCACGTACGCCACGGCGACACTACTACCAAGTACGGAGACATCAGATAAAGCCTCCGAGGTTACCACCATTCCACGTGTCGTATGGTTCCCAGTCACCAGGGCACCTCAGGTTTCCGCTGGAACAGTAACTCCGCCGGGGGTTATCAAGGACTACATAACAACAGTACACATCGAGACTACGCCAGTCCCTAAACCCCCACTCAGAACTAATGGAGCTACTGcaaaaaacagagaaaaaactgCCGACGCAAAAAAACTACCACCGCATCCAAACATCGATAAAATAGGTATTGGCGTCGAGAAACATGATCTACCCTCGATCAAAGAGAAAAATAGTTCTAATAGACCGCAAAAGAGTGGATCTTGTAAAAACTGTGTTCCGTCGACTACAATGAGTGGGAGGATCCCATTCATAGCAACAGGAAGGGGAGTGGATAAAGGTCGGGAGTCGGAGAACAAACCGCTGACGGAGAAAGTGTTTCTGGCTTCCCTGAGTGGCAACATTGAACCTTCTCCTCCTCGTCCCATCGAGCCAACTGAAAGTGTCAACAACTCcaaaaacaaaccttttttCTCTAACGAGGGGTTTTCAGTGGTGGGTGACGAAACGGTTCTTCAGAGGTCAGATAGTTCACAGGATACTGTAGTCCACACAACTGCACCAACCAGGCCGGGACTGACTCCGCGCACAGCGAGACGGCCTGCTGGCATCACCGTCCCGGGCAGGCGGGACCAGCAAACAGTGAGAGTGAAATACGGAGATGTTACCAATCATCACACGACGAACAGGCAGCCCAACTTTACGCAAGCAATTGAACAGTCAATGCCAGGGAGCAAGGAAAAATCACCCGACCGCACCATGAGTTCACAGGAAGAAAGTTCCGGGCTGATCCCAGCAAATCGTTCATCTGCGAAGACTTCGAACGAAGTAAACAGCAGTAACGCCTCGATTGAAGGAGTGAAAGAAGTTGACAAAGTCGTAAAGCCTGACGCAAGAACctcaaaaaaacaaattttgttcAGCGATGTTGAAAGTGACTTACAGAATATCCGGGAGAACAGTAAACTTGGTTCTCAACAGCATGAAGTCCCATCGACAGACAGATTCAAACAACACATAGCTACACATGATACGACACCGACAGTCACTGGTGCGATACCCAGTATATCCACCGCACGGAAAGAAGGAAAGTCGTTTCTTCACCTGCCCACATCAGCACACGTTGTTACGGTGCCATTTTCTCCCATGCTGCCCTCCAAATGTCCAACCGGATGCGGATGTTACGAGGAGTTAATACGCTGTAGCGACATCGGTTTAACCAAAGTCCCGAGACTCTCTCACCCACGACTAGAAGTTTACTTGCTCAGCAACAATCCCATCAGTCGAATTCCGCAGAATATTTTCCTATGGGTGTCATCCCTCACAAGTTTGTATCTCGACAACTGTCGTCTGGTGGATGATAGTATCATGGAAGAATCATTTTCTGGCCTGTCACGTTTGAAGTACCTCCACTTGACTCAGAACAGACTCAGGAGAGTGCCGACAGGTTTGCCGACAGCTCTACAGTACCTGTACTTGGACGGTAATGAAATCAGCGCCGCAGGGGAAAAAGCCTTCGTGGGATTGCCAAACTTACGAAGTCTGTATCTCCAGGGAAACAACCTGACGAGTGAAAGTCTTCACCCTGCAGCTTTCACGTCACTCGTCAATCTAACATCACTCTATCTTCAAGGAAACAACATGGATACACTACTTGGGATCTTCCCGCCGAGTTTGGAGGTCTTACGGTTgggaaacaacaaaataacaacgATCTCTCCCGAGACATTCCTCTACCTGCCTCACTTACAGAAACTCTTCCTTTCAGAAAACAACTTAGAGGCCCTTCCCCACGGACTATTCGGTGGACTCTCAAGTCTTCAGTATCTCCATCTGGCTAACAATAAATTAGTCACCGTGCCAGCTGATCTTCCAAAAGGTCTTATTCATTTGAATTTGGCCGGCAACGCAATTTCTGCAATCCCCGGGAGCATATTTTTCCGCCTGCAGATGCTGGTTGCACTGAACCTTTCCAGCAATAACCTCTATGACGACCGAATCGTGGATCTGGATTTCAGGTATTTGAAGCATTTACACCAGCTCCAACTTTCCGGAAATCACCTGACATCGATTCCCCGAAATCTGCCCAAGTCTCTTCGGTATCTCGACCTCCAGGCTAATCTTCTATCAGAGAAAACAGCCAATGTAGAAAATCTCAAAGGCAGCGTGGGCCTGAAGTACTTAAGTCTGGCGGAGAATTACTTCAGAGAAATCCCAATACCACTGCCCCCTTCACTGGAGTCACTACACCTTAACAACAATCTTATCATCAAAATCACTCCCAAGGTGTTTTCTCAAACCCCGCGTCTGAAGACGTTGAACCTCAGCAGGAACATGCTCGGAGACGGAGGGGTGGTTCGGGACAGTTTCTTTGGAACCACAAATCTAGCTCACTTGGACTTGTCTGACAACCATCTCAATACTAGCCTGCAGTACCTACCTAGCAGAGTCAAATATCTCATAGTATAG